One Cucumis melo cultivar AY chromosome 8, USDA_Cmelo_AY_1.0, whole genome shotgun sequence genomic window, GTTCATAGATTTGTAAAttggagagagggagagagtgCTATACCATCTACAAGCTGACCAAAGGAAGAAAAGGCTTCTCGGAGCTTCTCATCTGTTGTTAATCTCGAAAGACCTGTtcattttataggagtgaaaaTCTCACCGAGCATATCCAATCTAAATTTGTTATGTACTTCTATACTCTACTACTCTTGAGTTCGTAAAAGAATATTAGATTatgaaaaaaatcatatttgTTCGACCGTATTTATAATGGATATGTTGACTTGGTCTTTGAATCCATTTTATCTATCAACGACAAATTCCTAGAATTTTCTAAATGTGCATCGTAACTCTGTCTACTTCTCAGGGTATATTGGCAAATCTAGAACTCGACTAAGGGGACTTGACATATATGGaaatctttatgatattcgaattatacacaaAACTACCAtacttgtaaaaaaaaaagagaagatatGGGCTTCTAATACCACTACCCCTTCATTAATTGATACTCAAGAGGTGTTTCTTACTGAAAGAACAAATGAAGGATTTATAAAGGATTGAAGATGTAGGCATTGAGGGTGCTGTCTCGTGAACTTTTTCTAATGAGAAggttcatcttcttttctttctttctttcttcttcttcttctttgtgtgtgtatgtgtgtgtgtgtgtgtggggggggggggggggggggttgagGGGAATTTCTGTATACCTACTCCCTTCATTCTTTGGAAGGTTTGTCAATCAAACGGCAGACCTTCGAATGCAAACGGAATATTGTGTTGCATAAGAAATGAATTAGCTTTCCTACAACATTACAAGTTATacaacctcaatttttttaatatatatatatctctctAAGTATTTAGACTAGCTTATGTTCATTTTGACTACTCTTGCCGGACAATCCATCTAACCTTACAACATTTGGATATCAATATAACTTGTAGGATATTAAATTTTAGGCACCTGACTGCAGACTTCTTAGCCCTTTACGAAGGTCATGCCCCTATTTACTACCAAGCTAACTATGATGATTCTTTCTTAGTTGCTTAAGCTATCAAGCATCCTGCATGATTGATAAATGATAAGGATAGGAATAATTTTCTAAAGTCCTACACCCGAACAAGCCCTACCACTTACTGAAGACTGAAGCAATTTCATAAATGTAAATAGAAACACAAACACCATAAACAAATGGGATAAAAGTAACAGAACAGAGCATAGTTGATTAAGTAGATCCCCCATTTAGTTCTTTGAAAATAATTGTTCAAGTGTAAGAAGTGAAGGGTGAGCAACAACACCGGAAGTTTCTCATAATCCAAACAAAAAATTGATCATAATACCAAATTTCCGAATCATGCTCAATAATCAAAATAAGAAGAAAGGCGTAGCACAAGATGATTCTGCGAGGCTTACCACTGATGAAGAGCTTAGGCGATGTGAGAGTTGAGCTGAGACGAACGGCATTCCACTGGGATCGGAGAatggaagaggaagaagaaggagaagatccACTAAGAACGCGCCTTACGGTGGAGAAGAAAGCCATATGATTCAACCGGCCGATGCAAACGGGTAGACCGCTGCGATGGAGAgttttttagggtttagggtttgagTTTTGGCTTACACAACTGTCGCCCTTTACTTCTTTGTTCAAATGTTTCAATTGtgattttcatttatttttactttttagataaaattattgttatttatatatatatattttttttatcaattaaaTGTCAAAATTTTCATTAGTGATATGTGTtacaattatatttttaaagtgtttaatttaaaaataacctacttaaaaatattttttaaatatgttttaaataattttcgcaaaaataagtttaaacaaaagtaaattttttgtttttttggaaTCAATCTAAACGGACTGCTTTTGATCAAAATTCATTTGATAATAGttggtttttttaaaatcaaaatcaatgCATAAAATGATTTTCAAAACATTTGTAACGAAAAATTTGGAGAACACAAGTTTTAGTTTGATATTGGTagaacaaaaattgaaagataaATGTAACGAAAATggatatatattatatatgaaatcattttcaaaaatagtaaaatattaaatttatttacaaaTTCAACTTAAACCCTTCACGTATATTTTACCGTTTTCACATTCCACTGGTCATTGTATTTGCggttgaaaaataattttgttttataaaaatagcaaaattataACACCTTCACATTTAATGGAATATATGAATGTAATGTGCATAAAAAAGAGTCGGTCAACAAGGGGTTTAGTCTTTTTATGGCATCTTGGTTACAACTTATTATGCATATGTATTGGTGTTGGAAATGCAATCAAAGTTCCTATTGACTAGATAAAGGTAAGATCATGGGTATACAAGAGAGAACAACTATCATGAATGAAAGATCTTTTagtagaaacaaaaataaaaccaTGAAAACTTATACCCAAAGTAAATAATATAATGTGATTGTGTGAAGATATTTGGAGGTCTATTGCCCTAAGCAAGTTATATCAATATAGCTTTTGGTCCTAACTTAATCATGTTGATAGAACCCTCGAGTGctaaaaaaagaaatggaaagtCATACATGATGCATTCGTGGTGGTATCCATACATGGTTGGCACTAAAGGTGGTAATTTGCATAGATAATTGAAGGTGGTCATCGAAGAATGATGCTAGCATGAGTTGATAGTAGTCATTGATGGTGGTTGTAGTTGTAGTTAGGCATCAAAATAACCGTGGAGATGGTTGTCGAACCATGCTATTGACAATGTTTGTTAACATAGTTGGCATTGACGGGGTGACTAGTAGATGAAATTATTGGAAACATCATAAGGACGAAGAGAGAGATGTAGTGAGTATTGTATAAACCAGTAGAGTTAAGTTAATTTAGGGCATTGAGTCCAGATAAAAACTCAACTCAATATTCCTATATTGAAAAATTGATGTCCTGCAATACATAAAttctaattttatattatatacaaatcaattaatttttttaatatatcatAAATTAACAAACATATTagacaaaaaataaatgtttagagatccattaaatattttttgaaaaaacttgaaaatcttaagtgaaaaaaaattgagttgAGGGAGTgaagttaaaaaaaaacctaCTTTAATACTGAATTTGCCTTTGGTTTGGCTTTTTCTTTAAGCCGACTTCAACAAAAAGAAGGAACTTCATCATCGTTTTCAATAGTGATTTTCACCAGCACGACACGCTCTTCTTCTCTGCTATTTGAATCACTGGCACCGTAATTAACACTCTCAACCACCCAATATAACCTTCTTCCTCCTCCATTCGTTCATTTCTCATTGCCGGACTAACACTTCCGATTTCTCTGTTTTTTGAGTTCTTCCGCTACCATCCAAGAAGAAAACATGGTAATCCCTCGATTCATTTGCTTCCTTTTTAGCTTCCCAAGTGTTTGATTACGTGACCCATTTGGTTATTTTGAAGTTTTCTGCTACAGATGTGTTTCTGGTCGTTTGTCAAGATTGTCCTTATTTCCTGAGGGAAAATGTGTTTTTGTTGTTTAGCTTCTCTTTTTTGGTTCAACTTGGTGTTTAATCTGTGATGTGATTAAGGGGTGTATTGGAATTGATTGGAGTTATTTGAATGTATTTGGTGTGGGTTGATTTATAGTTCATGAATTGTTTTGGTGTGTAAAGTTTAGTTCTGAGATCTGGATAGCTGATCTGGTTTGTCTTGGAATGGATTTTTGTGATTGAAACAAGTGGATGATTTAGTCTAATGATCAATGGTGCAAACGGATTTGCAACTGCTTCTTGGGGCGGTCCTCACATTGAAAAGACGAAGAAAAGCTCACAATCTTTTTAAGTTATTTTGAATATAACTATCATTGCCCTGGTTTACCCAGTATGATATCATAGCCCATGATGCTCAAATGAGTATCCGGTCCAAATTTGGGATCCAACCCTTATCGGTAAACTCAAAAGGCATCACCTTTGAGGGCATGTTGAAGATTCCACATTGTGAAGATAAAGAGACCTCACAATCTTTATAGGATACATAAAAAAACTCACCCtcaattggttttgagatgaaCCTTTGTTAATCAAATATGCATGTCTTCTTAGTTCTTGTTTAAATTCGTTCTTGTGATGGAAAGGTTTCCTACTTTTAGTAGTTTATTTATTTCCCTCTCAAAGATCCAATCTTCCTTTTGTAGTTGTATGGAGTTTTGTTGTTGCAATGATCTGAGTTTTGCATCATGAACTGAGAAATACTATCTGTACATTCATAAGTCATATACTTTTGTGGCATTACAGAAACAGGAGCAGCTGAAATAATTTTTGAGTTTGAATTGtgattttcattttcaataaCAGAATATTTCATTCACCAATCCTCTATTCTGTTAAGGAAGAGGGAAAATCATTTTCACACATTTCCATTTGCTTACCTATAAGGCAAATGAAGGGGTTAAAAGGTGTGTGTTTTGGGTGTCAGTCAACCATCATTTTTATTGCATACTAATTGGTGATCAAATATCACAAACTTAACTTAGCTTGACCATTTAGAATGATTCAAGTTCTTTCAATCCAAAATGTGTTGATAAGAACACTCTTTTGTGAATCTGACAGGCCAATGCAGCATCAGGAATGGCTGTGAACGATGAATGTAAGTTAAAGTTTTTGGAGCTCAAGTCGAAAAGAACCCATCGTTTCATTGTCTTTAAGATCGAGGAGAAGCTGAAGCAAGTTGTTGTGGAGAAACTCGGTGGGCCTAGCCAGAGTTATGAAGATTTTGCTGCTAGTCTCCCTGCCAACGAGTGTCGTTATGCTGTCTATGATTTCGACTTTGTGACTGAAGAAAATTGCCAAAAAAGCAGAATCTTCTTCATTGCCTGGTAATGACAACTCCTCTGTTTCTTCACTTCACTCATTCAGTGTTTGCATTCTTCATTTGTTCACTAATTGAACTGTTAAATCATAAATGAAGGTGTCCTGATGATTCAAAGGTCAGAAGCAAGATGATATATGCAAGCTCCAAGGACAGATTCAAGAGAGAGCTCGATGGAATACAAGTAGAGCTGCAAGCAACTGATCCAACTGAGATGGGTCTTGATGTCATTCGAAGCCGTGCCAACTGAACACGAAACACAAGACTTTGGAAATAAATTGAAACAGTTAAAGTTTTGTGAGATGGAGGCTTAGATTTCACTGAAAATCTTCTGTTCTACTTGAACAAGTATGCAGCTGTGTGTCATCTACTTTCTCATGGTATTTCTTTTAACTTGTTATGCAACTCTTTTGTCTTGAGTGACCATCTGGAATCTGATTATTACCTATAAAAGCTAATATTATGTAGCTTGAGGGGTTAGTTGAAACCTTATGCTAATTTCTATTttgttctctttttctttttttcagcTTTACTTTGAATTTATGGCTTTTGAAGTGATGATGTATTTAATAACATacattctttcttctttaacCCAAACATTATCCTCTCTACTTTTGGGTTATTGTTACTTGGTTTGGCAGTAAGTAAAACTTGATTGCTTGATTCTTTCTTGGTAATGCTTTGGTACATATTGTGATTTTGATCCATTAAGTTTGCATTCATTCTTGCTGCATTTGTGCTTGTCTGAAGTGAACCTACAGCAATAAAATCTTGTTGAAATCAATTGTTGGTTTTTTCTGTCTTATTTGGTAGcaaatgatttattttaaaaaaagagtttGTAAGTACTATTTTCGTTTATAACTTTATTCGCCATTTACATTCAACCAATGTTTCCAAGAACTTTAAAAATTTGACTAAAACTAAGCTTTCcttgaaaatgaaaaaccaTGGTATGTTAAGCTAATTGggagaaaacaaaatttaaaatgaaagtCATTAAATGGAgcttgaaaaaaaaagttaggtTTGTTTTCATTACTCTTTAAAAACAGTAGAGACATACAATAAAAATTATAGTtaagaaatttatatttttctacCTTCATGTGTTGttgaataaaaaaatgtttaatgaTAAAAATATTCATAATATTTTTAGAATGAAATTTTCTAAATGACTCCGAGgttataatatatgtatatatatatatataaattaaggTATTCTAAAAATTTTGTTGTCAATTGAACTCGGACACCATTCCACTTGGAGGCCACAAGATAAAGACTTTAATGCATTATGTGATTTATCTTGACCCAATCTAGGAGGAAATCATCCCCGAGATTATCTCACAAAATGTATAACAAATCTTGGGAATTCTTCAACGAATCTCGAGGCAATTTCATCGATCTTGCTTGAGATTCCTCTTCTACACGGATCTAGATTGATGAAATTGTTGAGATTCATTGAAGGAAACCACGTGCATTAACGTCAAATATagttgggaaattgccaaaaatatgttaaaaaaagaggtttaaatgaattttgggacaagtttttaaaagaaagacttttaggacaatttgggtgtgaatggacaaaaatgtccttcttttcctttccctcttccacgtttgctttcccttctctccacgatcaattccttctctttcgcgtagagttctctttcccttctcttttctttcgcgtagaacacctgaacctactccgCTCATCatcgcttgcccatcgtcgcttgcccttcgtcggtcgttattcagtgcatttcgtcgctcctcttcgaaccattcaatcaacttcgagcgttttctcttatttgggtgagtttcatgtctaaccgattttcaatttatctactgtaagtaaatgtttggttgaggtatttggtgctattttcatccgtaattgtctggtttttggaattggacttatttgccgtaaattagtttagtcaaagtttggttttaggttcttagaaagttcaatgggtagtgaaaaatgaattgaactagaggatgaggatttagttggatcaaatagagaatgagtaagcaataggaatagaaggaatgaagtttttttttatctcccacgtatttttttttatctcgcacgttccaaactttcactatgtatttcaaaatcaacttggtacacctcctaatccatttagagctattctttgcatgtttagtaactctcttaggccctcaagCTTTATCTCgaacgtatctcgcacgtatcttgcacgttccaaacttttactatttatttcaaaatcaacttggtacacctcctaatccatttagagctattctttgcatgtttagtaactctcttaggccctcatgctttatctcgcacgtatctcgcacacatctcgcacgttccaaactttcactatttatttcaaaatcaacttggtacacctcctaatccatttaaagctattctttgcatgtttagtaactctcttaggcccgcacacatcttgcagttatttttgttatttctttacatcttgcacgcatcttATAGGTTCtaaagttcaaatcaatttttgaagtacaaaactacttaaggtagtttaagga contains:
- the LOC103490039 gene encoding actin-depolymerizing factor 1-like, which encodes MANAASGMAVNDECKLKFLELKSKRTHRFIVFKIEEKLKQVVVEKLGGPSQSYEDFAASLPANECRYAVYDFDFVTEENCQKSRIFFIAWCPDDSKVRSKMIYASSKDRFKRELDGIQVELQATDPTEMGLDVIRSRAN